In a genomic window of Helianthus annuus cultivar XRQ/B chromosome 10, HanXRQr2.0-SUNRISE, whole genome shotgun sequence:
- the LOC110881996 gene encoding uncharacterized protein LOC110881996 has product MRAGVAKEVLVIGTIIAVEMEIVHKECIPRHAFMMWLIMKRKLLTQDKILQWDLSRRKNMNMMCCLMCFENFDSHPHLFFECKYSSQVWTLIRDRGGMNSVSPKWSEVVHWLSARSHQKRADIYVAKLLVAATAYNIWQERNARLFKNQLRPPETVSDVIIKTVRYKLMGAKLKDTVRVRKILEEWEIYADDKGDDGG; this is encoded by the coding sequence ATGCGGGCTGGGgtggccaaggaggttttggtaatCGGAACAATAATCgcggtggaaatggaaatcgtgcACAAGGAGTGTATTCCGAGGCACGCATTCATGATGTGGCTGATTATGAAACGTAAGCTCCTTACACAGGATAAAATTCTGCAATGGGATTTGTCTAGAAGGAaaaacatgaatatgatgtgttGCTTAATGTGTTTTGAGAACTTTGATTCCCACCCACACTTGTTCTTTGAATGCAAGTATTCTTCACAGGTGTGGACGCTAATCCGGGATAGGGGGGGTATGAACTCGGTCAGCCCGAAATGGTCAGAAGTTGTTCACTGGCTTAGTGCTCGTAGTCATCAGAAGCGGGCGGATATTTATGTGGCTAAGCTCCTCGTTGCGGCTACTGCTTATAACATTTGGCAAGAGAGGAATGCTCGGTTGTTTAAAAATCAACTGAGACCTCCTGAGACGGTTAGTGATGTTATTATCAAAACAGTGCGATACAAATTGATGGGAGCTAAGTTGAAGGATACCGTGAGGGTGCGAAAGATTCTTGAAGAATGGGAGATCTATGCGGATGACAAAGGCGACGATGGAGGCTGA